One Vigna unguiculata cultivar IT97K-499-35 chromosome 11, ASM411807v1, whole genome shotgun sequence DNA window includes the following coding sequences:
- the LOC114170224 gene encoding uncharacterized protein LOC114170224 — protein sequence MERIYDAKRRPTENRLTYTKYLLAGEVVHWWSSMKIMLKDSHETITWELFKKKFYAEFFPDSVRYAKEVEFLQLMQGDMSVSEYAEKFKHLGRFHTLKMAEDWQCRKFENGLRGDLKLTVAPFSIKEFPALVEKARVMEKLKAEVEAEQKSQLKVGGPSRRTCHRCGQVGHFIRDCPVDRSTVSRPSPQPQSQPSRGGARPQAAGRVYAVTGAKAAGLGNLIIGSCVITGRSLHVLFDLGATHSFVSESRVVELDLLVKELQYDLVVSTPAFGLVRTLTVCARCKIEVEGCKYRANLICLHLVRLDVILGMDWLSANHILIDCNERKVLFPSLEDEDLLVSSQQVDKAMKEESQCFLILT from the exons ATGGAACGAATCTATGATGCTAAGAGACGTCCTACAGAGAACAGGCTGACATACACTAAGTACCTTCTTGCTGGAGAGGTCGTGCATTGGTGGTCCAGCATGAAGATAATGTTAAAGGACAGCCATGAGACCATCACTTGGGAACTGTTTAAGAAGAAGTTCTATGCTGAGTTCTTCCCAGATAGTGTGAGGTATGCGAAGGAGGTTGAGTTCTTGCAGCTGATGCAAGGAGACATGTCAGTGTCGGAGTACGCTGAAAAGTTCAAACACTTGGGTAGATTTCACACCCTGAAGATGGCAGAGGACTGGCAGTGTAGAAAGTTCGAGAATGGGTTGAGGGGTGACCTCAAGCTCACGGTGGCTCCGTTCTCTATCAAGGAATTCCCTGCCTTGGTAGAGAAGGCAAGAGTGATGGAGAAGCTTAAGGCTGAAGTTGAAGCTGAGCAGAAGTCTCAGCTGAAGGTGGGAGGGCCATCTAG GAGGACTTGCCATAGATGCGGCCAGGTGGGCCACTTCATTAGGGATTGCCCAGTTGATAGGAGCACAGTGTCGAGGCCTTCACCACAGCCTCAGTCACAGCCGTCGAGGGGAGGTGCGAGACCACAGGCGGCGGGTCGGGTGTACGCTGTCACTGGTGCTAAGGCAGCTGGATTAGGTAACCTCATCATCGGGTCTTGTGTGATAACTGGTAGGAGCTTGCATGTTCTGTTCGATTTGGGGGCGACACATTCTTTTGTGTCAGAATCTAGAGTGGTGGAGTTGGATCTTCTGGTGAAGGAGCTCCAGTATGACCTGGTGGTGTCCACACCTGCTTTTGGGTTAGTCAGAACCTTGACCGTGTGTGCTAGGTGTAAGATCGAGGTCGAGGGGTGCAAGTACAGGGCAAACCTCATCTGTTTACACTTGGTGCGGCTAGATGTcatcttggggatggattggctaTCTGCCAATCACATTCTCATTGACTGCAACGAAAGGAAAGTGTTGTTTCCTAGCCTAGAAGATGAAGATCTGTTGGTGTCCTCACAGCAGGTGGACAAGGCAATGAAGGAAGAGTCTCAATGCTTCTTGATTCTGACTTAG